From Polaribacter butkevichii, a single genomic window includes:
- a CDS encoding YbhB/YbcL family Raf kinase inhibitor-like protein — MASKKSILFIIAIAIITMQSCKKQTSSYKNYDDFKTINADFIVNSKAIVNGELLAAYKCEEKVKDVENSIPLSWANVPEGTKSLAVVMYHYPKKNNKEEVNSYLLLWNIDPSVTSIPYKMANNPNWAMGANKDGTAISYTSPCSRGPGKHTYTIALFALKEPLKSLPKKSSVLVNYTTFMEAISKVEVLDRTSLTFTDLNE, encoded by the coding sequence ATGGCATCAAAAAAAAGTATCCTATTTATAATTGCAATAGCCATTATTACTATGCAATCTTGTAAAAAACAGACTTCCTCCTATAAAAATTACGACGATTTTAAAACCATAAACGCAGACTTTATAGTAAACAGTAAAGCTATTGTAAATGGCGAATTGTTAGCCGCTTACAAGTGCGAAGAAAAAGTAAAAGATGTAGAAAATTCCATCCCTTTATCTTGGGCCAATGTACCAGAAGGCACCAAATCTTTAGCGGTGGTAATGTATCATTATCCTAAAAAAAATAATAAAGAAGAAGTAAACTCGTATTTACTTTTATGGAACATTGATCCGTCTGTAACTTCGATTCCTTACAAAATGGCCAACAACCCAAATTGGGCAATGGGCGCAAATAAAGACGGAACCGCAATTTCTTACACCTCACCTTGTTCTCGTGGTCCAGGAAAACATACGTATACCATTGCGTTGTTTGCTTTAAAAGAACCCTTAAAATCGCTTCCTAAAAAGAGTTCTGTACTTGTAAATTACACTACATTTATGGAAGCCATTTCTAAAGTTGAAGTGTTAGACAGAACAAGCTTAACATTTACAGATTTAAACGAATAA
- a CDS encoding thioredoxin family protein, protein MKIKLITLFITTVFAFSLQTSAQESTDVLLKNAQAIAKKEGKAIFIKFEASWCGWCRKMTKDMKAANTKKFFEDNYVMVPVVVKETKGKEHLENPGSTALLKQYKGDTAGLPFWVILDADLKVITNSYDANGQNLGGPGTPEEVKVFINKIKKSAKKVTANDVENITNQFVMKK, encoded by the coding sequence ATGAAAATTAAATTGATTACACTTTTTATCACCACAGTATTCGCTTTTAGTTTACAAACATCTGCACAAGAAAGTACCGATGTTTTATTAAAAAATGCACAAGCAATCGCTAAAAAAGAAGGAAAAGCTATCTTTATAAAATTTGAAGCCTCTTGGTGTGGTTGGTGTCGTAAAATGACCAAAGACATGAAAGCGGCCAATACTAAAAAGTTTTTTGAAGACAATTATGTAATGGTTCCCGTTGTTGTAAAAGAAACTAAAGGAAAAGAACATTTGGAAAACCCTGGTTCTACAGCTTTATTAAAACAATATAAAGGAGATACAGCAGGTTTGCCTTTTTGGGTGATTTTAGATGCCGATTTAAAGGTAATTACCAATTCTTATGATGCTAATGGTCAGAATTTAGGCGGTCCTGGAACCCCAGAAGAAGTAAAAGTGTTTATTAATAAGATAAAAAAATCTGCCAAAAAAGTTACGGCTAACGATGTAGAAAATATTACAAATCAATTTGTGATGAAAAAATAA
- a CDS encoding zinc-dependent peptidase, with protein MLYIITIILLLFILYLSFRFKKKRKTTSLENVTIPTHWHAILLENVLFYKNLTTNEQQDFCVKMFRFLEVTNIEAVHFKLEELDCLLIAASAIIPVFRFKNWQYTNLTTVLIYPDYFDEDLQFSDKTADRNIGGLVGTGRFDNQMILSRKALHLGFTNKTDKGNTAIHEFIHLLDKADGVIDGIPAVLLDKQYTIPFLQLVHKEMEAINNDKSDIRNYGGTSEIEFLAVAGEYFFERPKLMKRKHPALYKMLDACFMKS; from the coding sequence ATGCTTTATATAATCACCATTATTTTATTACTCTTTATTTTATACTTAAGTTTTAGGTTTAAGAAAAAAAGAAAAACAACATCACTAGAAAACGTTACAATTCCTACACATTGGCATGCAATACTTTTAGAAAATGTGTTGTTCTATAAAAATTTAACCACCAATGAGCAACAAGATTTTTGTGTTAAAATGTTCCGTTTTTTAGAAGTAACAAACATAGAAGCTGTTCATTTTAAGCTAGAAGAATTAGATTGTTTGTTAATTGCGGCAAGTGCCATAATACCTGTATTTCGATTTAAAAATTGGCAGTACACCAACTTAACTACGGTTTTAATTTATCCTGATTATTTTGATGAAGATTTACAATTTAGTGATAAAACTGCCGATAGAAATATAGGTGGTTTGGTAGGAACAGGAAGATTCGATAACCAAATGATTTTATCTAGAAAAGCCTTGCATCTTGGGTTTACTAATAAAACGGACAAAGGAAACACTGCTATTCACGAGTTTATTCATCTTTTAGACAAAGCAGATGGCGTTATAGATGGCATTCCTGCTGTTTTGTTAGACAAACAATATACCATTCCGTTTTTACAATTGGTACATAAAGAAATGGAAGCGATAAATAATGATAAATCAGATATTAGAAATTACGGTGGTACTTCTGAAATTGAATTTTTAGCTGTGGCAGGAGAATATTTTTTTGAAAGACCAAAGTTGATGAAAAGAAAACATCCAGCATTGTATAAAATGCTAGATGCTTGTTTTATGAAATCCTAA
- a CDS encoding ATP-binding protein, protein MKFINIKKLLLFFIPLTIITYLVIHNYYTIITKNQLEIIKNGAANDLNSKGILINDMYKNLAMDLDIINWEYQKDFAKDIKPNQDKLKDFFLHLANLQTTYDQVRFIDTLGHEIIRVDFDSINAAKVTEFDKLQNKSNRYYFKNAKKLQKDDIYFSNIDLNMEHGKIEIPYNPVLRVAKKVYTPTNNWSGVLIINYFMDNLFDRLARQSKLKYANFELRTAEGFSLISEDAHKNFKHITSNSDSLALYHTHPELWKKIEQNPTGDYAFKNNIYLYKKVTINSKSIKNSHYKDQKTFVLIHKIDLKKVYQSQSIYAIYEWASFIIITILIFLILLGIQYFNHKVHLQNKTLQDQNSQLETLKNKLQDTLRIKLEELKLTENKFYSIFNNAGIGITLLDLKGKPVFSNKKLNDILGYSEKELTALTFADFTHPDDLEKDMTQFQKLIQRKIDSYNIEKRYIRKDKTVIWGDLNVSLLLNKENEIINVIGAVSDITERKDAQRETRNLKKVIKSLDYIAKVLKIDSVENISEINESINLVKYIEKQSEDILKANKAREELLTNLEHKNSELNNYAHIVSHDLKAPLRSIYTLLNWVEEEPENSLTDESKMYCQLILENLEKMESLITGILSYSSIDDDKMAEYDINTYDLVNEIVKLILVPKSIQIKIDANLPVIKGNKHRILQVFQNLIQNAIKSITNETGQIEVGVKETLEFWEFYVKDNGKGIEEKYFKKIFELFQSIDDSETKSGIGLSIVKKVIHFYKGKVWVESEITKGTTFYFTLPKAETKTLNK, encoded by the coding sequence ATGAAATTTATAAATATTAAAAAGCTACTCCTTTTTTTCATCCCACTAACTATAATTACCTATTTAGTTATCCATAATTATTATACGATTATTACTAAAAATCAACTAGAAATTATAAAAAATGGAGCTGCCAATGATTTAAATTCTAAAGGAATTTTAATTAATGATATGTATAAAAATCTTGCAATGGATCTTGATATTATTAATTGGGAATATCAAAAGGATTTTGCAAAAGACATAAAACCGAATCAGGATAAACTAAAAGACTTTTTTCTTCATTTAGCAAATTTACAAACTACATACGATCAAGTAAGATTTATAGATACCCTAGGGCATGAAATTATTCGTGTAGATTTTGATAGTATTAATGCAGCAAAAGTTACAGAGTTTGATAAACTTCAGAATAAAAGCAATCGTTACTATTTTAAAAATGCTAAGAAATTACAAAAAGACGATATTTATTTTTCTAATATTGATTTGAATATGGAGCATGGGAAAATTGAAATTCCTTATAATCCTGTGCTTAGAGTTGCTAAAAAAGTATACACCCCTACTAACAATTGGAGTGGCGTACTCATTATCAATTATTTTATGGATAATCTTTTTGATAGATTGGCTAGACAGAGTAAACTTAAATATGCCAACTTTGAATTAAGAACAGCAGAAGGATTTAGTTTAATATCTGAAGATGCACATAAAAATTTTAAACACATTACCTCTAATTCAGATAGTTTGGCATTGTACCATACACACCCAGAACTATGGAAAAAAATAGAGCAAAACCCCACTGGAGATTACGCTTTTAAAAACAATATTTATCTCTATAAAAAAGTAACTATAAATAGTAAAAGCATTAAAAATAGTCATTACAAAGACCAAAAAACATTTGTTCTTATTCATAAAATAGATCTAAAAAAAGTATACCAATCTCAGTCTATTTACGCCATATATGAATGGGCTTCTTTTATAATTATTACCATTTTAATTTTCTTGATTTTATTGGGAATTCAATATTTTAATCACAAAGTACATCTTCAAAATAAAACATTACAAGATCAAAATAGCCAATTAGAAACCCTAAAAAATAAGTTACAAGATACTTTAAGAATTAAATTAGAAGAATTAAAATTAACTGAAAATAAGTTTTATTCGATATTTAACAACGCAGGTATTGGTATTACACTTCTAGATTTAAAAGGAAAACCAGTATTTTCAAATAAAAAATTAAATGATATTTTGGGATATTCTGAAAAAGAATTGACCGCATTGACATTTGCCGATTTTACACATCCAGATGATTTAGAAAAAGACATGACTCAATTTCAGAAACTAATTCAAAGAAAAATTGACTCTTATAATATAGAAAAAAGATATATACGTAAGGATAAAACCGTTATTTGGGGAGATTTAAATGTTTCTTTATTGTTGAATAAAGAAAATGAAATTATCAATGTAATTGGTGCTGTTAGTGATATTACAGAACGTAAAGACGCACAAAGAGAAACTAGAAACCTTAAAAAAGTAATTAAAAGCCTCGATTATATTGCAAAAGTTTTAAAAATTGATTCTGTAGAAAATATTTCTGAAATTAATGAATCTATCAATTTAGTAAAATACATAGAAAAACAATCGGAAGATATTTTAAAAGCCAACAAAGCAAGAGAAGAACTTTTAACCAATTTAGAGCACAAAAATAGCGAGTTAAACAACTATGCACATATTGTTTCTCACGATTTAAAAGCGCCTTTACGAAGCATTTATACCTTATTAAATTGGGTTGAAGAAGAACCAGAGAATTCTTTAACTGATGAAAGTAAAATGTATTGCCAATTAATTCTAGAAAATCTAGAAAAAATGGAATCTTTAATTACCGGAATTTTAAGTTACTCAAGTATAGACGATGATAAAATGGCTGAATACGACATTAACACCTACGATTTAGTCAACGAAATTGTAAAATTAATTCTTGTACCTAAATCTATTCAAATTAAAATAGATGCCAACCTTCCTGTTATCAAAGGTAATAAACATCGAATTCTTCAAGTGTTTCAAAACCTAATTCAGAATGCCATTAAAAGCATTACCAATGAAACAGGACAAATAGAAGTTGGTGTAAAAGAAACCTTAGAATTTTGGGAATTTTATGTAAAAGATAACGGAAAAGGAATTGAAGAAAAATACTTCAAAAAAATATTTGAGCTTTTTCAAAGTATTGATGACAGTGAAACAAAATCTGGAATTGGACTTTCTATTGTTAAGAAAGTAATTCATTTTTATAAAGGAAAAGTTTGGGTAGAAAGTGAGATTACTAAAGGAACTACTTTTTATTTTACACTGCCTAAAGCCGAAACAAAAACATTAAATAAATAG
- a CDS encoding M1 family metallopeptidase, with the protein MMIKKVLFFVFLLMSLVSFSQTYDTYKPEREKINDLVHTKLKVDFNFKEKQLNGEAWVTLKPHFYATSKLTLDAKAMLIHQVSLNNQKLEYHYDDLQMIIDLPKTYKKDEEYTIYIKYTARPEKVQQKGSAAITDAKGLYFINADGLDKNKPTQIWTQGETEASSCWFPTIDSPNQKTTQEIYMTVPDKFVTLSNGKLVSQTKNGTNRTDYWKMDQKHAPYLFFMGVGAYEVIKDSYKNIPVNYYVEKEYAPYAKDIFGLTPEMMGFFSEKLGVEYPWNKYSQIVGRDYVSGAMENTTAVIHGEQAYQTPGQLIDENAQENTIAHELFHHWFGDLVTSESWSNLTLNESFANYSEYLWREYKYGKLDADMHLFEDSQAYLDGQNNDKHLVRFNYVDKEDMFDLVSYNKGGAILHMLRKYLGDDAFFLGLKTYLTENKYQAAEVHQLRLVFEKITGKDLNWFFNQWYFGAGHPRIEVSYDYNTIQKTVTINLQQLNANEFKFPFAIDIFEGGKKTRHNVFVDNNDASFTFPYTKQPTLIQVNADGVLLCEITETKILSDYIFQLKHAENYAHRREALLEVAKKQEEKDAFNAVEAAMSDASYKIRILALEKIDLINKFSKKDAIAKIMQIANNDKKTLVQATAIETLGKLTDPALKSIFVKGLESKSYSVIGKALVAMYYVDKPLAIAKSRELPDEIRKILATPLTRIYIEENDEKELPFIAKNVLSGMFLTGDDATKSLYQKAFTRISENNNSEAIQNIVDDMVVKGNQYKSFNFDKVVINLMRKMIQDQEAKNTPNKIRNTEIIKEGMAKLL; encoded by the coding sequence ATGATGATTAAAAAAGTGCTGTTTTTTGTTTTCCTTTTGATGAGTTTGGTTAGTTTTTCTCAAACTTATGATACCTACAAACCCGAAAGAGAAAAAATTAACGATCTGGTTCACACAAAATTAAAAGTCGATTTTAATTTTAAGGAAAAACAATTAAACGGAGAAGCTTGGGTTACCTTAAAACCTCATTTTTATGCAACTAGCAAACTTACGTTAGATGCCAAAGCAATGCTAATACATCAGGTTTCTTTAAATAATCAGAAATTAGAGTATCATTACGATGATTTGCAAATGATAATCGATTTACCAAAAACCTATAAAAAAGACGAAGAATACACCATTTATATAAAATATACTGCTCGTCCGGAAAAAGTGCAACAAAAAGGAAGTGCTGCTATTACCGATGCAAAAGGCTTGTATTTTATAAATGCTGATGGTTTAGACAAAAATAAACCTACTCAAATCTGGACACAAGGAGAAACGGAAGCAAGTAGCTGTTGGTTTCCAACAATAGACAGTCCGAATCAGAAAACGACGCAAGAAATTTATATGACCGTTCCAGATAAGTTTGTAACACTTTCTAACGGAAAATTAGTAAGTCAGACTAAAAACGGAACCAATAGAACCGATTATTGGAAAATGGATCAAAAACATGCGCCCTATTTATTCTTTATGGGGGTAGGAGCATACGAAGTTATAAAAGATTCTTACAAAAATATTCCTGTAAACTATTATGTAGAAAAGGAATACGCACCATATGCTAAAGATATTTTTGGTTTAACACCAGAAATGATGGGGTTCTTTTCTGAGAAATTAGGGGTTGAATATCCTTGGAACAAGTATAGCCAGATTGTGGGTAGAGATTACGTTTCTGGGGCAATGGAAAACACAACTGCAGTAATTCATGGCGAACAAGCGTACCAAACACCAGGACAATTAATTGATGAAAATGCACAAGAAAACACCATTGCACACGAACTTTTCCATCACTGGTTTGGCGATTTAGTAACGTCTGAAAGTTGGTCTAATTTAACGCTAAACGAATCTTTTGCCAATTATAGCGAGTATTTATGGAGAGAATATAAATACGGTAAATTAGATGCAGATATGCATTTATTTGAAGATAGTCAGGCATATTTAGATGGGCAAAATAACGACAAACATTTGGTACGTTTTAACTATGTAGATAAAGAAGATATGTTCGATTTAGTTAGCTATAACAAAGGTGGAGCAATATTACACATGTTACGAAAGTACCTAGGTGACGATGCTTTTTTCTTAGGCTTAAAAACCTATTTAACAGAAAATAAATACCAAGCTGCAGAGGTACATCAATTACGTTTAGTATTTGAAAAAATTACGGGTAAAGATTTAAATTGGTTTTTTAACCAATGGTATTTTGGAGCAGGACATCCAAGAATAGAAGTTTCTTATGATTATAACACCATTCAGAAAACGGTAACAATAAACTTACAACAACTAAATGCAAATGAGTTTAAGTTTCCTTTTGCCATTGATATTTTTGAAGGTGGTAAAAAAACAAGACACAACGTTTTTGTAGATAATAACGATGCTTCTTTTACCTTTCCATACACCAAACAGCCAACGTTAATTCAGGTGAATGCAGACGGTGTTTTATTATGTGAAATTACCGAAACTAAAATATTGAGTGATTATATTTTTCAGTTAAAACATGCAGAAAACTATGCACATAGAAGAGAAGCATTGTTAGAAGTAGCCAAAAAACAAGAAGAAAAAGATGCCTTTAACGCTGTAGAAGCAGCAATGAGTGATGCTTCTTATAAAATTAGAATATTAGCTTTAGAAAAAATAGATTTAATTAATAAGTTTTCTAAAAAAGATGCCATTGCCAAAATAATGCAGATTGCTAATAATGATAAGAAAACATTGGTACAAGCAACGGCTATAGAAACGTTAGGTAAATTAACAGACCCAGCGTTAAAATCTATTTTTGTAAAAGGATTAGAAAGCAAATCATACTCTGTAATTGGTAAAGCTTTAGTAGCTATGTATTATGTAGATAAACCTTTGGCAATAGCCAAATCTAGAGAATTACCAGATGAAATTAGAAAAATTTTAGCAACGCCTTTAACACGTATTTACATAGAAGAAAACGACGAAAAAGAATTGCCTTTTATTGCAAAAAACGTGTTGTCTGGTATGTTTTTAACGGGTGATGATGCTACCAAAAGTTTGTATCAAAAAGCTTTTACAAGAATCTCAGAGAATAATAATTCTGAAGCAATACAGAATATTGTAGACGATATGGTGGTAAAAGGAAACCAATACAAATCGTTTAATTTTGATAAAGTAGTCATTAATTTAATGAGAAAAATGATACAAGATCAAGAAGCTAAAAACACTCCAAATAAAATTAGAAATACAGAAATTATTAAAGAAGGTATGGCTAAGTTATTGTAA
- a CDS encoding DUF4252 domain-containing protein translates to MKNITKIFSLLLLVLMITSCKNEKSLQGYLVESQEKTGFITVDIPTSFLQLKSEAVSEEVKETLKSIRKINVVALPIKGNEPTYEIEKTTLKSIFKDNKEYKSLMSMKTKGMHVNLYYTGNTDSIDEVIAFGYGDEVGVGVARLLGDHMNPTKIIAMMNNIKFNKDNLDLEKFSAIFKGK, encoded by the coding sequence ATGAAAAACATCACCAAAATATTTTCTCTTTTATTGCTTGTTTTAATGATAACATCGTGTAAAAACGAAAAATCATTACAAGGATACTTAGTAGAAAGTCAAGAAAAAACTGGTTTTATTACTGTTGATATTCCTACTAGTTTTTTACAATTAAAGTCAGAGGCTGTTTCTGAAGAGGTAAAAGAAACGCTAAAAAGTATTCGAAAAATAAACGTGGTTGCATTGCCAATTAAAGGAAATGAACCAACGTATGAAATTGAAAAAACAACATTAAAAAGTATTTTTAAAGACAACAAAGAGTATAAATCTTTAATGTCTATGAAAACAAAAGGAATGCATGTAAACTTGTATTATACCGGAAATACAGATTCTATAGACGAAGTGATTGCTTTTGGTTATGGAGACGAAGTTGGAGTAGGTGTTGCTCGTTTATTAGGCGACCACATGAATCCTACTAAGATTATAGCAATGATGAATAATATTAAATTTAATAAAGACAATTTAGATTTAGAAAAATTCAGCGCTATTTTTAAAGGAAAATAA
- a CDS encoding DUF4252 domain-containing protein: MKKIAILIALVVAPMVTSAQSFFDSLEDMDGIDMVVVTKDAFELISKFKNVQVDDNEGMKVFQMIQDLKEFKMFSTKDVGIANKMEVMANTAIKKQNLTQLMRIKDDSSRVKIYVKSTKNKDFVSEVLMFIKGIDKKTKGNAEAVVVSLTGNIDINKMSELADTFSKGSNK, encoded by the coding sequence ATGAAAAAAATAGCAATATTAATAGCGTTAGTAGTTGCACCAATGGTAACCAGCGCACAGTCCTTTTTTGATTCTTTAGAAGATATGGACGGCATAGATATGGTAGTTGTTACCAAAGATGCTTTTGAGTTAATCTCTAAATTTAAAAATGTACAAGTAGATGATAATGAAGGTATGAAGGTCTTTCAGATGATTCAAGATTTAAAAGAATTTAAAATGTTTTCTACCAAAGATGTTGGTATCGCAAACAAAATGGAAGTAATGGCAAATACAGCCATTAAAAAACAAAATTTAACACAATTAATGAGAATTAAAGATGATAGTTCTCGTGTAAAAATTTATGTAAAATCAACCAAAAATAAAGACTTTGTAAGTGAGGTTTTAATGTTTATTAAGGGGATTGATAAAAAAACAAAAGGAAATGCAGAAGCTGTTGTGGTTTCTTTAACGGGTAACATCGATATTAACAAAATGTCTGAATTGGCCGATACTTTTTCTAAAGGAAGCAACAAGTAA
- a CDS encoding RNA polymerase sigma factor has product MKQSDFLKVVLPFKDKVFRLAKRLLVSTEEAEDATQELLFKLWKSKEKIADYKNVEAFAMTMTKNYCYDRLKSKQASNLTLIHSNYKEKDTSLDKQVEHRDSVNQVHQLIENLPEQQKIIIQLRDIEQYDFDEICKMVDMKPTAVRVALSRARKTIREQLIKKHNYGVS; this is encoded by the coding sequence ATGAAACAGTCAGACTTTTTAAAAGTTGTTTTACCGTTTAAAGACAAGGTCTTTCGTTTAGCAAAAAGACTTTTAGTTTCTACAGAAGAAGCTGAAGATGCTACGCAAGAGTTGTTATTTAAATTGTGGAAAAGTAAAGAGAAGATTGCTGATTATAAAAATGTTGAAGCATTTGCAATGACCATGACTAAAAATTATTGTTATGATCGTTTAAAATCGAAGCAGGCAAGTAATTTAACATTAATACACAGTAATTATAAAGAAAAAGATACGTCTTTAGATAAACAAGTAGAACATCGAGACAGTGTAAACCAAGTACACCAATTGATAGAAAACTTGCCAGAGCAACAAAAAATTATTATTCAGTTAAGAGATATTGAACAATATGATTTTGATGAAATCTGTAAAATGGTAGATATGAAACCAACAGCAGTTAGAGTGGCCTTATCTAGAGCAAGAAAAACAATAAGAGAACAATTAATTAAAAAACATAACTATGGAGTTAGCTAA
- a CDS encoding S41 family peptidase, translating into MKLTFLPRILVVFIISALFYNCSKTEDNIPKDIEVQDFVWRGLNAFYLWQSDKPDLADFRFNNQNELNEYLKGFSSPEDLFENLLNRPSDRFSWIVDDYVALENAFQGITESNGMDFSLFFENGSATNVYGVVRYVVPGSDAETQGVLRGMVFNSVGGSQITVTNYMDLLFGANTDYTINLADFNGGNPTSNGTSITLSKSQLQENPIALTKTFTEGGKKIGYLLYNQFASSFDGQLNAAFANFKAEAINELIIDLRYNGGGSVQTATYLGSMIATEPNTAVYSQQVWNEKVMENNNASDFLNYFTDNITNTDQNGNVILDEPINSLGLSTVYFIVTEDTASASELVINALSAYIDVNLVGTQTVGKQVGSITLYDSEDYRRNGADLNTNHTYAMQPIVLEIKNANGENNPNGYTPEVELAEDFGQISGNVNLGVLGDVTEPLLERTINYIVSGSKSTGKSVISIKKEQLTNSKLQKPFANEMYVDLK; encoded by the coding sequence ATGAAGTTAACATTTCTCCCTAGAATACTAGTCGTTTTTATAATTTCTGCGCTTTTTTACAATTGCTCTAAGACAGAAGATAACATACCTAAAGATATAGAAGTACAAGACTTTGTTTGGCGAGGTTTAAATGCATTTTATTTATGGCAAAGTGATAAACCAGATTTGGCTGATTTTCGTTTTAACAATCAAAATGAATTAAATGAGTACTTAAAAGGTTTTTCATCACCAGAAGACTTATTCGAAAATTTATTAAACAGACCATCAGATCGTTTTTCTTGGATTGTTGATGATTATGTTGCTCTAGAAAATGCTTTTCAGGGAATTACAGAAAGCAACGGAATGGATTTTTCGCTATTTTTTGAAAACGGAAGTGCTACCAATGTTTATGGTGTGGTAAGATATGTAGTGCCTGGTTCTGATGCAGAAACACAAGGTGTTTTAAGAGGCATGGTTTTTAATAGTGTTGGTGGATCTCAAATTACAGTTACTAATTATATGGATTTATTATTTGGTGCAAATACAGATTACACCATTAATTTAGCCGATTTTAACGGTGGAAATCCTACATCAAACGGAACTTCTATTACCTTATCTAAATCTCAATTACAAGAAAACCCAATAGCACTTACCAAAACGTTTACAGAAGGTGGTAAAAAAATTGGATACTTATTGTACAATCAATTTGCAAGTTCTTTTGACGGACAATTAAATGCTGCTTTTGCAAATTTTAAAGCAGAAGCCATTAACGAATTAATTATAGATTTACGTTACAATGGTGGTGGTTCTGTACAAACAGCCACTTATTTAGGTAGTATGATTGCTACAGAGCCTAATACAGCCGTTTATTCTCAACAAGTATGGAATGAGAAAGTAATGGAAAACAATAATGCTAGTGATTTTTTAAATTACTTTACAGACAATATTACAAATACAGATCAAAATGGTAATGTTATTTTAGACGAACCTATTAATAGTTTGGGGCTTTCTACCGTTTATTTTATTGTTACAGAAGATACAGCTTCTGCGTCTGAATTGGTTATAAATGCCTTAAGTGCTTATATTGATGTAAATTTAGTAGGTACACAAACCGTAGGAAAACAAGTAGGTTCTATTACTTTATATGATTCTGAAGATTATAGAAGAAATGGTGCAGACTTAAACACCAATCATACCTACGCTATGCAACCGATTGTATTAGAAATAAAAAATGCAAATGGAGAAAATAATCCTAACGGATATACCCCAGAGGTTGAACTTGCAGAAGATTTTGGGCAAATTTCTGGTAACGTTAACTTAGGTGTTTTAGGTGATGTTACAGAACCTTTATTAGAAAGAACAATTAATTATATTGTTTCAGGATCTAAATCTACTGGTAAATCTGTTATTTCTATTAAAAAAGAACAACTTACTAATTCTAAGTTACAAAAACCTTTTGCAAACGAAATGTATGTAGATTTAAAGTAA
- a CDS encoding REP-associated tyrosine transposase, producing MSRKYKFREKSGAYFISFATINWIDVFTRDAYFWCIIESLDYCRKHKGMEIYGYCIMPSHIHLIFRSALNNPSGLIRDFKGFTSKKMLKAIEENPQESRKKWMLWMFERAGKKNSNITHKQFWQQHNHPIEIWSLKVFEQKLKYIHHNPVETGFVTDPIDWKYSSARNYGNDDSTILEIDLN from the coding sequence ATGAGCAGGAAATATAAATTTAGAGAAAAATCTGGAGCTTATTTTATTAGTTTTGCTACCATAAACTGGATAGATGTATTTACAAGAGACGCTTATTTTTGGTGTATTATAGAGTCTTTAGATTATTGTAGAAAGCATAAAGGAATGGAAATCTATGGATATTGTATTATGCCAAGTCATATTCATTTAATTTTTCGTTCTGCATTAAATAATCCTTCGGGATTAATTCGAGATTTTAAAGGGTTTACTTCAAAAAAAATGTTGAAAGCAATTGAAGAGAATCCACAAGAAAGTAGAAAAAAATGGATGCTTTGGATGTTTGAGCGAGCAGGAAAAAAGAATAGTAATATTACCCATAAACAGTTTTGGCAACAACATAATCATCCTATTGAGATTTGGTCACTAAAAGTATTTGAACAAAAACTAAAATACATACATCATAATCCTGTAGAAACCGGATTTGTAACTGATCCTATAGATTGGAAATATAGTAGTGCTAGAAATTATGGGAATGACGATTCAACAATTTTAGAGATTGATTTGAATTAG